The Pirellulales bacterium genome segment TCGCCGAGCCAAGGACGACGCTCAGACCGTCATCTCCGCGCGGAAACCAGTCGTAGAAATCGCCACCTAGTCGTTCACCGCGCAACGTCCAGGCATCGATGTCCCATCGGTCCGACTGCGGAGAGCAACGCGGCAACTGAAATTCCTGCAAGCGTTCTGCGTCGGCCACCTGGCGTTTGAGCGAGGCCGCTTGCAGTCCCTCTTGCATCAACACTTCGCGTTCTAAATCGCTGGCAAGTCGGCCAGCCACGATCTCGACGAGATTCACTTCCTCGTCGCTGAAATCGCGTTCGCGGGCCGAGAAGAACCACAGCGTCCCGAGTGGGATGGCCGCGGTCGAAATCGGCACGCAGATGGCCGCGGCGGCCGCCTCGGGAGCGTTCCATTCAGAACGGATCGCCCGGTTCTTCATCACCACGGCGTGTCCGGCCAAAGCTTCGAGATCGGCCGTGGCCGTGCGCAAGGCGCGCGGCGCAACAACCAATCGCTCGCGAGGCAGCCCGAACGCGGCCCGCAGCTTTAGTTCGGTCGTGGCCGAATCCAGCAGATAGATCGCCGCCGCAGGGCAACCGATCGCCTGGGCTCCGCCGCGGAGAACGGCTTCCAGTCGTTCGGCCAGATGGGGCCGTGCGGATTCGCGTTCGATCACAGGCACGCCGGTGGCCAATTCGGCTTCGCGCTTGCGTAGCTCTTCACGAGCCACGTGCAGCTCGCCCATCAATTGGCCGATTGCGCCGGCCAGCTCGCCGGCAAGGTCCAATTCGACAGAGGGACCTTGCTCTCTTAGTTCCGATCCGCCGAGATCAATCCTGAGGTGTCCGGGAGAAACTCCAACGCCCGGATTGACCGGGGCGGACCACAACAGGTCATGTTCGTTTTGCGGAGGGTGACCAGGAACGAATCGCAGCGACCAGCCGGTCGCCCGTTCAAAGGCCTGACACAGGTCATGGACCGCTCCGGACGCTTTGCGTCCGAGCTGATCGACCGTTTCCAACCGCTCTTGAAACAATTTCAGATGATTCGGCGTGGACCGGGACACGGCGAGCCTTCCTGCTGGGGAACTAGCGGTAACGACAATCGCGGCGCGGTCCGATCTTGTTCCTTCGTCGATCGCCAAACGGCCGCAGGTGCATGGCAAATCTGCCTTGGCTCTTCTGCGCCGCAAGTACCGCGACCCATCGGAAGGGAACGGACCGGTCAAACGATTCCTCGCAATTCCACAATCACCGTCGCCCCGCGCTGACGCGTTTTTCGGGCAGCTCGGCCGAAGGGCATCAAGGCCGCTGCATGATCCAGGGGGCGGGATCGTCAGTCGGCACTCTGGCCTTCTCGAGAGGTGCTCACTTGCGCGTTGGCGGTTGACAGTTGCTTGTGGGTACTCGCCATCGCGGGCTAACGTCATCCGGAAGCAAGCGCCACGGCGGGGCGGGCCGTGAGACACGCAGAGCTTCGCGGACGGTAGCGCGGGAAAGCAAGCACGAACCGCTTTCGCAGTTCGCCCAGCATCCGTGACCGGCAGGATTTAGCATCGACCCACACCCCCCTGCGACGTGAGTCGACAACTGCGAGGTATCACGCGCGCGGGTCGTAACGGGCGTGTGGTGTAGGCAATCTTTCGGGTGTACCGCTTCGGTCTCGCGATTATCCACGCGCCGGCGAGCCCATAGCAGCAGCAGCAAGAGAATCCGTCATGAGCAACTAACGTGCGATGCCGTCTGTTTCACGGCATACAGTTTGCCCTCACGCTGGGTAAACACGCCCGTGCAAACAAGCGACTCAAGCTGTTGCTCGATGACAGCACGTAATTGAGCACTTGTGCTTGCAAAACCCAGCGCACGCGACACAGCTGTGACAACGTCGCTCGGACTGGCGCCCGAGTTCGCGGCGACGATCTGGATCGCGCCTGCGCGAATTTCGGCGGGAGGGAGCATTTCGGGTTTCCGCAGGCTTTGGGAGACGTCGGACCTATCACGAACCAGTGGATTAGCGGCCCCGGGAAAACAATAGAAATCTTGTTCTGCATCCACCAACCGCTGCTGCGAAGCAGTGTGTAATACATTCCTCACAGTCTCGATCGAACGTTTCCCGGTACGGCCTCCGCCAGTCAGTTCGACGACCCGACGGGTCAATTCGTCTATATGGATGGGGCCCTCAAGTTGAACCACCTTCAAGACGAGCGAACGCACCTCGTCCGGCGGCATTTCCGCAACCGCCCCTTGAGGTGCGGCGAACGTGGCTTGCTCATAAGGAATACTCAATGAGCTCTCACGTGCGTGCGAAGGGACGATCGCGATCCTTTCGATTTGGTCATCCGGAGCTGACGGATGAACTACGGCGGAATGATTGTTGACCGCTCCGTTACGGGTGGCCCACTCGGTCTTGGCTTGTTCGATGGCTGCCAACGTCTTTCGCAATTGATCTTCGGGTCGATGAAACCAATCCGTGCTCCAGATGCGATGAATAATCCAGCCCCGGCTCCGCAAAATGCTTTCGCGCAAACGATCTCGATCACGCGCCGATCGCGACGAATGGTACGTTGCTCCGTCGCATTCGATGCCAAGAAGGTAACGCCCCGGACACTCCGGATCCACGACCGCCAGATCAATAAAGAACCCCGCCAGGCCGACCTGACTGACAACTTTAAAGCCATGCCCTTCCACCGCGCGGGCCACCTCTGCTTCAAATTCGCTATCGAATCCTCGATCGGTGGAAATGCCGATGTCCAAGACACCCGTACGAGCATAATGCAGGAATGTCTTGAATGCCTG includes the following:
- a CDS encoding SpoIIE family protein phosphatase is translated as MSRSTPNHLKLFQERLETVDQLGRKASGAVHDLCQAFERATGWSLRFVPGHPPQNEHDLLWSAPVNPGVGVSPGHLRIDLGGSELREQGPSVELDLAGELAGAIGQLMGELHVAREELRKREAELATGVPVIERESARPHLAERLEAVLRGGAQAIGCPAAAIYLLDSATTELKLRAAFGLPRERLVVAPRALRTATADLEALAGHAVVMKNRAIRSEWNAPEAAAAAICVPISTAAIPLGTLWFFSARERDFSDEEVNLVEIVAGRLASDLEREVLMQEGLQAASLKRQVADAERLQEFQLPRCSPQSDRWDIDAWTLRGERLGGDFYDWFPRGDDGLSVVLGSATGPGIAAAMLSGIMRTAVRAHAETAREPHQLLEQVNRDLWQAAAGLQSASLVYILLDGTGHIRLATAGDVTALLARQNGWQLLSRVSLPLARDPNTSYQPQLHAIKPGETLLVLNGSDIVDSRLLNGAAGPLDLSAMARLAADKSQASARELAAALRFQISAPHLPSPRDRTLLVVKPRWHN